One stretch of Gemmatimonadota bacterium DNA includes these proteins:
- a CDS encoding peptidyl-prolyl cis-trans isomerase → MFIPWRRAALPALLLISGCSGDSSTEADDAVLVVVGGTPITESAVASHFAELPPDIRAGLRGPSGREKVLARLVEEELLYRGALDDGLEQDPRVAAALRAARRSILSRAFLDRRRDQVARVSEEDLRAFYDSHKEDYSVRRTLRVRQLLVSTREKADEIREQVVAGQLDLEDACWRQSDHPQVVQEHGLLPEWIRKGRAVGWFGNHPRFHEVVFELAPGEVSEVFETAFGFHVARIEEERPASTRPFEAARADILARMSQERMGKLVPDVMEALRGEYGVEYPEEQDPEAGVRRLFEEAQAEPSPRRRLALYEQLVEEYSGSRYEVEALFMIGFILREELADANGAERAFRRVVEEFPESDLAASARWLLSPTEGEPPSAVAAPPPPDEEDSP, encoded by the coding sequence ATGTTTATTCCCTGGAGGCGCGCAGCTCTTCCGGCACTGCTGCTCATCTCCGGGTGCTCCGGAGACTCCTCCACGGAGGCGGATGACGCAGTGCTCGTCGTGGTCGGGGGCACCCCCATCACCGAGTCTGCGGTCGCTTCGCACTTTGCTGAACTTCCTCCCGACATCCGGGCAGGCCTGCGTGGCCCTTCGGGTCGGGAAAAGGTCCTTGCCCGCCTCGTGGAAGAGGAACTTCTCTATCGCGGCGCGCTGGATGACGGACTGGAGCAGGATCCACGCGTTGCCGCCGCGCTGCGGGCCGCTCGCCGGAGCATCCTCTCGCGGGCGTTTCTGGACCGGCGAAGAGACCAGGTGGCACGCGTTTCCGAAGAAGACCTTCGTGCCTTCTACGACTCCCACAAGGAGGACTACAGCGTTCGGAGAACACTCCGGGTGCGGCAGCTTCTGGTATCCACCCGGGAGAAGGCGGATGAGATCCGGGAGCAGGTGGTCGCGGGGCAGCTGGACCTAGAGGATGCCTGCTGGCGCCAGAGCGACCATCCTCAGGTGGTTCAGGAACACGGGCTTCTCCCGGAGTGGATTCGCAAAGGCCGGGCGGTGGGCTGGTTCGGGAATCACCCGCGCTTTCATGAGGTGGTCTTTGAGTTGGCTCCCGGGGAGGTGAGCGAGGTCTTTGAGACCGCATTCGGCTTCCATGTCGCCCGGATCGAAGAAGAGCGTCCCGCCAGCACGCGCCCCTTCGAGGCTGCCCGCGCAGATATTCTGGCTCGAATGTCGCAAGAGCGCATGGGCAAGCTGGTGCCGGATGTCATGGAGGCGCTGCGCGGGGAATACGGCGTGGAGTACCCGGAAGAGCAGGATCCGGAGGCTGGCGTCCGCCGGCTCTTTGAAGAAGCTCAGGCGGAACCTTCCCCCCGGCGCAGGCTGGCCCTTTACGAACAGCTGGTCGAGGAGTATTCAGGGAGCAGGTACGAGGTCGAGGCGCTGTTCATGATCGGCTTTATCCTGCGCGAGGAACTCGCGGATGCAAACGGAGCCGAGCGGGCCTTCCGCCGTGTTGTGGAAGAGTTCCCCGAGTCGGATCTGGCCGCGTCGGCGCGTTGGCTGCTTTCACCGACAGAGGGAGAGCCTCCTTCCGCAGTCGCAGCGCCACCCCCTCCCGATGAGGAGGATTCGCCATGA
- a CDS encoding bifunctional nuclease family protein, with amino-acid sequence MMEVKVSGLAIDERTHTPVVLLREEGGGGMLPIWIGPSEASSIAIELAGRKFQRPLTHDLLKTVIEGLKARVARVAIVGLQENTFFARVFLEREGELLSIDARPSDCIALALRSSSPIFVREELLRDEEDLAPMAEEKSMEDLQRKLEDMDPEEFGKLWS; translated from the coding sequence ATGATGGAAGTAAAGGTGTCCGGGCTGGCCATCGACGAGAGGACTCACACGCCCGTCGTTCTCCTGCGTGAAGAGGGTGGCGGAGGAATGCTCCCCATCTGGATCGGTCCCTCGGAGGCCAGTTCCATTGCGATCGAGCTGGCCGGGCGCAAGTTCCAGCGTCCGCTCACGCACGATCTCCTGAAGACCGTGATCGAAGGACTGAAGGCGCGCGTCGCCCGCGTGGCGATTGTCGGCTTGCAGGAAAACACCTTTTTCGCGCGCGTGTTTCTGGAACGGGAAGGAGAGCTCCTCTCCATCGACGCCCGTCCCTCGGACTGCATTGCGCTGGCTCTCAGGAGTTCCTCCCCGATCTTCGTGCGAGAGGAACTTCTTCGCGACGAAGAAGACCTGGCGCCCATGGCAGAGGAGAAGTCCATGGAGGATCTTCAGCGAAAACTGGAGGACATGGACCCGGAGGAGTTCGGAAAGCTGTGGTCCTAG
- a CDS encoding penicillin-binding protein activator, whose amino-acid sequence MGRFPEAKLAFSQVASAPSGRTARAEAWEGVALCEAAEGHPAEAARSWMLAWDESSGEGRKKRHTDLVSALSRVPLPELRGLSRESGAGNSRELVLAELRQRGDLDHGASVTVLAPLSGRLAEFGADFVLGARLALEDGAGGDSLPPRLVVRDTGGSLPVALSAARAAIREDRSVAIIGPLLSSSAHGVGAMAAAWDIPVLAPLAGDPRLSMDGSGVFTLAPPASALASPLAEAAVHVLGYHRLGVLLPEGEDWAAFEEAFRLTAESLGAQVLLSLVYDPSETDFRNPIDRLEAESVEAVYFPGGVAELEKLVPQLGFYDFTPRVFGNGPWLDPRVLDSGNSALQGAVFAAERAELPESDFRMRLSRAVHARSHGEVTRFHVGGYRAMADLLTACAMGTESRRALSLALKLRNLWESPPDAAVVETVTFRDGVFGPVEWAARFNLPPEPDPEPPPQAKPVPEEGEDTDEVGAEGTVDGVEDAGEAEEEVEEPPTKVSRNPASLWRE is encoded by the coding sequence ATGGGAAGATTCCCCGAAGCGAAGCTGGCGTTTTCGCAGGTAGCGAGCGCACCTTCGGGTCGAACCGCTCGGGCAGAAGCGTGGGAGGGGGTCGCTCTTTGTGAGGCGGCGGAGGGGCACCCCGCTGAAGCGGCACGATCCTGGATGCTTGCGTGGGATGAGTCTTCCGGGGAAGGCCGGAAGAAGCGGCACACGGATCTGGTGTCTGCGCTGTCCAGAGTCCCGTTGCCGGAGTTGCGGGGCCTTTCGCGCGAGAGCGGGGCCGGGAACTCCCGGGAGCTGGTTCTGGCGGAACTGCGGCAGCGCGGAGATCTGGACCATGGGGCGTCCGTCACCGTCCTGGCACCTCTCAGCGGCCGCCTTGCGGAGTTCGGTGCGGACTTTGTTCTCGGCGCTCGCCTGGCTCTGGAGGACGGCGCGGGCGGCGATTCCCTTCCGCCTCGTCTTGTGGTGCGAGATACGGGAGGCAGCCTCCCCGTAGCCCTGTCGGCTGCGCGCGCAGCCATCAGGGAAGACCGGAGCGTCGCGATCATCGGGCCGCTTCTCAGCAGCAGCGCCCACGGGGTGGGTGCCATGGCTGCGGCCTGGGACATTCCCGTTCTGGCACCACTGGCGGGAGATCCGCGCCTCTCGATGGACGGTTCCGGCGTCTTCACGCTGGCCCCCCCCGCGTCAGCTCTGGCGTCTCCTCTGGCCGAAGCGGCGGTTCATGTGCTGGGCTACCATCGCCTGGGGGTCCTTCTGCCGGAGGGAGAGGATTGGGCCGCATTCGAAGAGGCCTTTCGTCTCACCGCAGAGAGCCTGGGGGCGCAAGTGCTTCTCTCGCTGGTATACGACCCGTCGGAAACGGACTTCCGAAACCCGATTGATCGACTGGAAGCGGAGAGCGTCGAGGCCGTCTACTTCCCCGGGGGGGTGGCGGAACTTGAGAAACTCGTGCCGCAGCTGGGCTTCTACGATTTCACCCCGCGGGTTTTCGGCAACGGCCCCTGGCTGGATCCGCGGGTTCTGGACTCCGGGAACTCGGCGCTGCAGGGAGCGGTGTTTGCTGCCGAACGCGCGGAACTCCCCGAGTCGGACTTTCGCATGAGGCTGTCGCGTGCCGTCCACGCCCGGTCTCACGGAGAGGTGACGCGCTTCCATGTGGGCGGCTATCGGGCCATGGCGGATCTCCTGACAGCGTGCGCGATGGGGACCGAATCCAGGCGAGCGCTGTCTCTTGCCCTGAAGCTCCGGAATCTCTGGGAGTCACCCCCGGACGCGGCCGTCGTGGAGACCGTGACCTTCCGGGATGGGGTGTTCGGCCCCGTCGAATGGGCAGCCCGATTCAATCTTCCCCCGGAGCCGGACCCGGAGCCGCCACCGCAGGCAAAGCCGGTTCCGGAGGAGGGGGAGGACACGGACGAAGTGGGCGCGGAAGGGACGGTCGACGGGGTGGAAGATGCCGGGGAAGCCGAGGAAGAGGTCGAGGAGCCCCCCACGAAGGTCTCCCGCAACCCGGCGTCTCTCTGGCGCGAGTGA
- a CDS encoding sodium-dependent transporter, whose protein sequence is MDRRPVSSGSRGRWGSRLGFILAAAGSAVGLGNIWKFPYITGEYGGGAFVLVYLLCIMVVGLPLMYSELIIGRRGGKDVLGAIRGLTAHQGPAGMAASWFVGILAVGSGFLILSFYSVVAGWAFHFLGVSVKLIPAHVDGAGATFDALTANPVMSTIWHTLFMGLVIAVVARGVHDGIESACKRLMPALIGILVLLLIYVGFRGGLAESAAFLFRPDFGKLSPEAVLEALGHAFFTLSLGMGAMVTYGSYLGSERNVVRDGLAVAILDTAIALLAGLVIFAVVFQANGEPGTGPGLVFVTLPGLFLDMPLGTFFGIAFFVLLIFAAWSSAISLLEVVVAYLTDEHGFARPRATWIIGGLIWAVGVASAVWMPVLDFLDDLTTRYMLPLGGLGIAIAAGWLLRREDRESGLLALGGAGRGLAAVWTFLIRFVTPVLVLLVILFKMGALPFGK, encoded by the coding sequence ATGGATCGCCGCCCGGTATCTTCAGGTTCCCGCGGACGCTGGGGCAGTCGCCTGGGGTTCATCCTTGCCGCTGCCGGAAGCGCCGTCGGGCTGGGGAACATCTGGAAGTTCCCCTACATCACCGGAGAGTACGGGGGCGGGGCGTTTGTCCTCGTCTACCTCCTGTGCATCATGGTGGTCGGGCTGCCGCTCATGTACTCGGAGCTGATCATCGGGCGCCGTGGAGGCAAGGATGTGCTGGGTGCCATCCGGGGACTGACCGCACATCAGGGGCCGGCCGGGATGGCGGCAAGCTGGTTTGTGGGGATTCTCGCGGTAGGGTCGGGTTTCCTCATCCTGTCGTTCTACTCGGTCGTGGCCGGATGGGCGTTCCACTTTCTTGGCGTGTCGGTGAAGCTCATCCCCGCTCATGTCGATGGAGCTGGAGCGACCTTCGATGCACTCACCGCAAACCCTGTCATGTCAACCATTTGGCACACTCTCTTCATGGGCTTGGTCATCGCCGTGGTGGCTCGTGGAGTGCATGACGGGATCGAATCGGCCTGCAAGCGATTGATGCCCGCACTCATTGGCATTCTGGTGCTCCTCCTGATCTATGTGGGGTTCCGGGGCGGGCTGGCGGAGTCGGCCGCGTTTCTCTTCCGTCCGGACTTCGGGAAGCTGAGTCCGGAGGCTGTGCTGGAAGCTCTGGGGCACGCGTTCTTCACCCTCTCGCTCGGGATGGGCGCGATGGTGACCTACGGATCCTACCTGGGCAGCGAACGCAATGTCGTCCGGGACGGGCTGGCCGTCGCTATCCTCGACACCGCGATCGCCCTCCTGGCCGGCCTCGTGATTTTCGCGGTGGTTTTTCAGGCAAACGGAGAACCGGGAACAGGGCCGGGGCTGGTCTTCGTCACGCTTCCCGGGCTCTTTCTCGATATGCCGCTGGGCACCTTCTTCGGGATCGCCTTTTTCGTGCTGCTCATTTTCGCGGCGTGGTCCTCGGCGATTTCGCTTCTGGAGGTGGTCGTAGCCTACCTCACCGACGAACACGGATTCGCCCGGCCCCGTGCCACCTGGATCATCGGTGGGCTCATCTGGGCGGTGGGGGTGGCGTCGGCGGTCTGGATGCCGGTTCTCGATTTCCTCGACGATCTGACGACGCGCTACATGCTCCCTCTCGGCGGGCTGGGGATCGCGATCGCGGCGGGGTGGCTGCTCCGTCGAGAGGATCGCGAGTCCGGACTGCTCGCTCTCGGCGGCGCTGGCCGGGGGCTTGCCGCAGTGTGGACTTTCCTCATCCGGTTTGTGACTCCGGTTCTGGTTCTTCTCGTGATCCTGTTCAAGATGGGCGCGCTTCCGTTCGGCAAATGA